Proteins found in one Paenibacillus borealis genomic segment:
- a CDS encoding glycosyltransferase translates to MKNKWLLALTLVLALTLTQAAGPVQAQAGGKQEAVVCFSPKMVQLKSDMQKVWIDHTIWTRSYIVSAISNNPDQKDVLNRLLRNQQDIGDVFKPYYGEAAGNKLAELLKEHIGIAGKIVAAAKAGNQAEVKKLQADWHKNADDIATFLSALNPNWPFKVVQEMLYEHLQLVTDIVLNCLNGDWEADIAATDKNEIHMIHLADVLSSGIIKQFPEKF, encoded by the coding sequence TTGAAAAACAAATGGCTGCTGGCGTTAACATTGGTGCTTGCACTCACCTTGACGCAGGCAGCAGGGCCCGTACAGGCACAGGCAGGCGGCAAGCAAGAAGCTGTTGTTTGCTTCAGCCCCAAGATGGTTCAGCTGAAAAGCGATATGCAGAAGGTATGGATTGACCATACCATATGGACGCGGAGCTATATTGTCAGTGCCATCTCTAATAACCCGGACCAGAAGGACGTACTCAATCGGCTGCTGAGAAACCAGCAGGACATAGGCGATGTATTCAAACCGTATTACGGAGAGGCCGCCGGCAATAAGCTTGCGGAGCTGTTGAAAGAGCATATTGGGATTGCAGGCAAGATTGTAGCAGCCGCCAAAGCGGGCAATCAGGCTGAAGTGAAGAAGCTGCAGGCCGATTGGCATAAGAATGCCGATGATATTGCAACTTTTTTAAGCGCATTGAATCCGAACTGGCCGTTTAAAGTGGTACAGGAGATGCTGTATGAGCACCTCCAGTTAGTTACAGACATTGTGCTGAACTGTCTAAATGGAGACTGGGAGGCCGATATTGCCGCAACCGACAAGAACGAGATCCATATGATTCATTTAGCGGATGTTCTGTCATCAGGCATTATCAAGCAGTTCCCGGAGAAGTTTTAG
- a CDS encoding phosphotransferase produces the protein MLLTTEDQLIGEIAGWLKKHLSVELLSAGRVNRGLMNEKWIIGTNKGRLFVKCYHPGRFKMDDPEFRSKIEHALQQQLLWYQSGGPCPEPLTMEGRCMHILPCGRYMSVMTCCPGVMVPAGMIGEQAMHSLGRAAADMHTVWDSAGASGVGATVPAGEPAWQLSREEMERTWEVSWEAARSSSGRVRSALQLQKAVADSLGDDDFTPLTAGWAHLDLWADNLLFEGDALAAIVDFDRARYSFPALDLGRAVLSGTLGGSGFRRDAVAAFAEGYRSVQPLPPGSLLKAVKYVWCIESLWWIKPALESSSSVPVRFAEEMIYTAEHWDQLDTLLGDI, from the coding sequence ATGCTGCTGACGACTGAGGACCAATTAATTGGCGAGATCGCAGGCTGGCTGAAGAAGCATCTATCGGTTGAGCTGCTGTCTGCCGGGCGTGTGAATCGCGGGCTAATGAACGAGAAGTGGATTATCGGGACGAATAAGGGACGGCTGTTCGTGAAATGCTATCACCCCGGGCGGTTTAAGATGGATGATCCGGAGTTTCGCAGCAAGATTGAGCATGCGCTGCAGCAGCAGCTTCTGTGGTATCAGTCGGGAGGACCGTGTCCTGAGCCGCTGACGATGGAAGGGCGCTGCATGCACATCCTGCCGTGCGGAAGGTACATGTCCGTCATGACATGCTGTCCGGGCGTGATGGTACCTGCCGGTATGATCGGTGAGCAGGCGATGCATTCACTCGGACGGGCTGCCGCCGATATGCATACCGTCTGGGATTCCGCAGGTGCATCAGGGGTCGGAGCAACAGTCCCGGCGGGTGAACCGGCCTGGCAGTTGTCGCGCGAGGAGATGGAGCGCACCTGGGAGGTAAGCTGGGAGGCAGCGCGCAGCTCGTCCGGGCGTGTCCGGAGCGCGTTGCAGTTACAGAAGGCGGTTGCGGATTCACTTGGAGATGATGATTTTACACCTCTGACAGCGGGCTGGGCCCACCTTGATCTGTGGGCGGACAACCTGCTGTTCGAAGGAGATGCGCTGGCAGCCATCGTTGATTTCGACCGGGCACGCTACTCGTTTCCGGCGCTCGATCTCGGGCGGGCGGTCCTTTCCGGTACGCTCGGCGGGAGCGGATTCCGCAGGGATGCGGTTGCTGCTTTCGCTGAAGGCTACCGTAGTGTACAGCCGCTGCCGCCGGGCTCGCTTTTGAAGGCAGTCAAGTACGTGTGGTGTATTGAATCACTTTGGTGGATTAAGCCGGCGCTCGAATCGTCGAGCAGTGTCCCTGTCCGCTTTGCCGAAGAAATGATTTATACTGCGGAGCATTGGGACCAGCTGGATACACTTCTTGGGGATATTTAG